One window of the Cardiocondyla obscurior isolate alpha-2009 linkage group LG05, Cobs3.1, whole genome shotgun sequence genome contains the following:
- the Nsun2 gene encoding tRNA (cytosine(34)-C(5))-methyltransferase isoform X2 — MGKGRKNKPKKNFAEKRREKQKKKGEWDSTPHRSYADIIRENKDFENYYKTQGIVSDDKWDAFIGTMRTNLPVAFRITGSKAEAKVLLEIIKSDFFKEILNANLDGDKEDVNSRPKTILYSLPFYPEELAWQLQLTRKDIRRSEAYFRLHNFLIAETKNGSISRQEVVSMVPPLVLDVKPSHKVLDMCAAPGSKTAQLIEMIHADEGNSSLPPEGFVIANDIDNNRCYMLVHQAKRLNSPNILITNHDSSIMPNFMITKPDGLKDILKFDRILADVPCSGDGTMRKNPDIWCKWSPANGSNLHGIQYRIAKRGLELLAVGGRMVYSTCSLNPIENEAVLHRLLCETGDSVQLVDCRDLVPGLVCDSGVTHWKPASKNLQFFNSWDDVPEQWQTQVRPKMFPPDPNEASKFHLERCMRILPHHQDTGGFFVAVLEKIKSLPWEAETCALNQNIQNVDGSESKDEKTIEKETLQDTELSESGKRVLEKEKKSWEPQKKRRRIVGYREDPFVFFKDETEDVWKSIKDFYGISDDLDPRCLLVRCHEGKKKNIYFTSPAIRDIVISNENKVKMINTGVKTFVRCDNKNMNCAFRLAQEGMHSIINYISDNRKLQISKEDLIMLLQSDEPHTPPEIEKLSSDTQQHLKEFATGSCILLYKEEKTDNLNRLNLQLVGWRGTMSLRAYVPTCDAIHYLRLLGADCSKFEKNKFEENRAAALAEDDNNGDVKTELKTEIKTDIKTED; from the exons ATGGGTAAGGGTCGAAAGAATAAACCAAAAAAGAACTTTGCTGAAAAACGTCGTGAGAAACAGAAG AAAAAAGGAGAATGGGACAGTACTCCTCACAGGAGCTACGCGGATATTATTCGGGAGAataaagattttgaaaattattacaaaacgcAGGGAATAGTGTCGGATGATAAATGGGACGCATTCATCGGTACTATGAGGACAAATCTGCCTGTTGCTTTCCGCATTACTGGTTCTAAAGCTGAGGCTAAAGTCTTATTGGAAATAATCAAGAGTGATTTTTTCAAAGAGATTTTGAATGCAAACTTGGATGGTGATAAGGAGGACGTTAATAGTCGACCAAAAACTATATTATACAGTCTACCTTTTTATCCAGAGGAACTGGCTTGGCAGTTGCAATTAACCAGGAAGGATATCCGACGATCTGAAGCATACTTTAGGTTACATAATTTCCTTATTGCTGAAACTAAAAATGGCAGTATTAGCAGGCAAGAAGTGGTTAGTATGGTTCCTCCTTTGGTTCTGGATGTTAAACCTTCACATAAGGTTCTTGACATGTGTGCTGCACCAGGATCAAAGACTGCACAGCTTATAGAAATGATACACGCAGATGAAGGAAACTCTTCATTGCCTCCag AAGGCTTTGTAATAGCTAATGATATTGATAATAATCGATGCTACATGTTAGTACACCAAGCTAAAAGATTAAACAGTCCaaatattcttattacaaATCATGATTCATCAATTATGCCTAACTTTATGATTACAAAACCAGATGGTTTAAAGGATATATTGAA GTTTGATAGGATACTTGCTGATGTTCCATGTAGTGGTGATGGTACTATGCGAAAAAACCCAGATATATGGTGCAAATGGAGTCCTGCCAATGGCAGTAATCTCCATGg AATTCAGTACAGGATAGCAAAACGTGGCTTAGAATTACTAGCAGTTGGAGGGAGAATGGTATACTCCACATGTTCATTAAATCCTATTGAAAATGAAGCGGTACTTCACAGACTTCTTTGTGAGACTGGAGATTCAGTACAACTAGTTGATTGTAGAGATTTAGTGCCAGGATTAGTGTGTGACTCGG gaGTCACACATTGGAAACCAGCatctaaaaatttacaattcttTAATAGCTGGGATGATGTCCCAGAACAATGGCAAACGCAAGTACGGCCGAAAATGTTTCCTCCAGACCCTAACGAAGCTTCCAAGTTTCATCTTGAACGTTG tatgAGAATATTACCACATCATCAAGATACTGGAGGTTTCTTTGTAGCTGtattggaaaaaataaaatctctgcCGTGGGAAGCTGAAACTTGTGCACTAAATCAAAATATACAGAATGTAGATGGTAGTGAAAGTAAAGATGAAAAAACAATCGAAAAAGAAACCTTGCAAGATACGGAGCTTTCAGAAAGTGGAAAAAGAgtattagaaaaagaaaagaaatcatGGGAACCacaaaaaaaacgaagaagaatCGTTGGTTATAGAGAAGAtccatttgttttttttaaagatgaGACAGAAGACGTATGGAAGTCTATTAA agATTTTTATGGTATATCTGACGATTTAGATCCACGTTGTTTGTTAGTAAGATGTcacgaagggaaaaaaaagaatatttattttacgtcgcCGGCAATCCGTGACATAGTGATATCTAacgaaaataaagtaaaaatgatCAATACTGGGGTTAAGACATTTGTGCggtgcgataataaaaatatgaattgcGCCTTTAGACTTGCTCAAGAAGGAATGCACAGTATCATAAATTACATAAGTGATAACAGAAAGCTCCAGATCTCGAAAGAAGATTTAATAATGCTTTTACAAAGTGACGAGCCGCACACGCCACctgaaattgaaaaattaagttCAGACACTCAACAACATCTCAAGGAATTCg CAACTGGAAGTTGTATACTTTTATACAAAGAAGAGAAGACTGACAATCTAAATCGTCTAAATCTCCAGCTAGTAGGGTGGAGGGGAACAATGTCTCTTAGAGCATATGTGCCTACTTGCGACGCGATTCATTATTTACGGCTTTTAGGAGCAGACTGCTCTAAATTTG agaaaaataaatttgaagaaaatcgtGCAGCTGCTTTAGCCGAAGACGATAATAATGGTGATGTAAAAACAGAGTTAAAAACCGAAATTAAAACGGACATTAAAAccgaagattaa
- the Nsun2 gene encoding tRNA (cytosine(34)-C(5))-methyltransferase isoform X1: MGKGRKNKPKKNFAEKRREKQKKKGEWDSTPHRSYADIIRENKDFENYYKTQGIVSDDKWDAFIGTMRTNLPVAFRITGSKAEAKVLLEIIKSDFFKEILNANLDGDKEDVNSRPKTILYSLPFYPEELAWQLQLTRKDIRRSEAYFRLHNFLIAETKNGSISRQEVVSMVPPLVLDVKPSHKVLDMCAAPGSKTAQLIEMIHADEGNSSLPPEGFVIANDIDNNRCYMLVHQAKRLNSPNILITNHDSSIMPNFMITKPDGLKDILKFDRILADVPCSGDGTMRKNPDIWCKWSPANGSNLHGIQYRIAKRGLELLAVGGRMVYSTCSLNPIENEAVLHRLLCETGDSVQLVDCRDLVPGLVCDSGVTHWKPASKNLQFFNSWDDVPEQWQTQVRPKMFPPDPNEASKFHLERCMRILPHHQDTGGFFVAVLEKIKSLPWEAETCALNQNIQNVDGSESKDEKTIEKETLQDTELSESGKRVLEKEKKSWEPQKKRRRIVGYREDPFVFFKDETEDVWKSIKDFYGISDDLDPRCLLVRCHEGKKKNIYFTSPAIRDIVISNENKVKMINTGVKTFVRCDNKNMNCAFRLAQEGMHSIINYISDNRKLQISKEDLIMLLQSDEPHTPPEIEKLSSDTQQHLKEFATGSCILLYKEEKTDNLNRLNLQLVGWRGTMSLRAYVPTCDAIHYLRLLGADCSKFGMLLVIILYYHKRIYVYYSYFDPTEKNKFEENRAAALAEDDNNGDVKTELKTEIKTDIKTED; encoded by the exons ATGGGTAAGGGTCGAAAGAATAAACCAAAAAAGAACTTTGCTGAAAAACGTCGTGAGAAACAGAAG AAAAAAGGAGAATGGGACAGTACTCCTCACAGGAGCTACGCGGATATTATTCGGGAGAataaagattttgaaaattattacaaaacgcAGGGAATAGTGTCGGATGATAAATGGGACGCATTCATCGGTACTATGAGGACAAATCTGCCTGTTGCTTTCCGCATTACTGGTTCTAAAGCTGAGGCTAAAGTCTTATTGGAAATAATCAAGAGTGATTTTTTCAAAGAGATTTTGAATGCAAACTTGGATGGTGATAAGGAGGACGTTAATAGTCGACCAAAAACTATATTATACAGTCTACCTTTTTATCCAGAGGAACTGGCTTGGCAGTTGCAATTAACCAGGAAGGATATCCGACGATCTGAAGCATACTTTAGGTTACATAATTTCCTTATTGCTGAAACTAAAAATGGCAGTATTAGCAGGCAAGAAGTGGTTAGTATGGTTCCTCCTTTGGTTCTGGATGTTAAACCTTCACATAAGGTTCTTGACATGTGTGCTGCACCAGGATCAAAGACTGCACAGCTTATAGAAATGATACACGCAGATGAAGGAAACTCTTCATTGCCTCCag AAGGCTTTGTAATAGCTAATGATATTGATAATAATCGATGCTACATGTTAGTACACCAAGCTAAAAGATTAAACAGTCCaaatattcttattacaaATCATGATTCATCAATTATGCCTAACTTTATGATTACAAAACCAGATGGTTTAAAGGATATATTGAA GTTTGATAGGATACTTGCTGATGTTCCATGTAGTGGTGATGGTACTATGCGAAAAAACCCAGATATATGGTGCAAATGGAGTCCTGCCAATGGCAGTAATCTCCATGg AATTCAGTACAGGATAGCAAAACGTGGCTTAGAATTACTAGCAGTTGGAGGGAGAATGGTATACTCCACATGTTCATTAAATCCTATTGAAAATGAAGCGGTACTTCACAGACTTCTTTGTGAGACTGGAGATTCAGTACAACTAGTTGATTGTAGAGATTTAGTGCCAGGATTAGTGTGTGACTCGG gaGTCACACATTGGAAACCAGCatctaaaaatttacaattcttTAATAGCTGGGATGATGTCCCAGAACAATGGCAAACGCAAGTACGGCCGAAAATGTTTCCTCCAGACCCTAACGAAGCTTCCAAGTTTCATCTTGAACGTTG tatgAGAATATTACCACATCATCAAGATACTGGAGGTTTCTTTGTAGCTGtattggaaaaaataaaatctctgcCGTGGGAAGCTGAAACTTGTGCACTAAATCAAAATATACAGAATGTAGATGGTAGTGAAAGTAAAGATGAAAAAACAATCGAAAAAGAAACCTTGCAAGATACGGAGCTTTCAGAAAGTGGAAAAAGAgtattagaaaaagaaaagaaatcatGGGAACCacaaaaaaaacgaagaagaatCGTTGGTTATAGAGAAGAtccatttgttttttttaaagatgaGACAGAAGACGTATGGAAGTCTATTAA agATTTTTATGGTATATCTGACGATTTAGATCCACGTTGTTTGTTAGTAAGATGTcacgaagggaaaaaaaagaatatttattttacgtcgcCGGCAATCCGTGACATAGTGATATCTAacgaaaataaagtaaaaatgatCAATACTGGGGTTAAGACATTTGTGCggtgcgataataaaaatatgaattgcGCCTTTAGACTTGCTCAAGAAGGAATGCACAGTATCATAAATTACATAAGTGATAACAGAAAGCTCCAGATCTCGAAAGAAGATTTAATAATGCTTTTACAAAGTGACGAGCCGCACACGCCACctgaaattgaaaaattaagttCAGACACTCAACAACATCTCAAGGAATTCg CAACTGGAAGTTGTATACTTTTATACAAAGAAGAGAAGACTGACAATCTAAATCGTCTAAATCTCCAGCTAGTAGGGTGGAGGGGAACAATGTCTCTTAGAGCATATGTGCCTACTTGCGACGCGATTCATTATTTACGGCTTTTAGGAGCAGACTGCTCTAAATTTGGTATGTTgcttgtaataatattatattatcataaaagaatatatgtatattattcatattttgaTCCtacagagaaaaataaatttgaagaaaatcgtGCAGCTGCTTTAGCCGAAGACGATAATAATGGTGATGTAAAAACAGAGTTAAAAACCGAAATTAAAACGGACATTAAAAccgaagattaa
- the LOC139103010 gene encoding LOW QUALITY PROTEIN: globin-like (The sequence of the model RefSeq protein was modified relative to this genomic sequence to represent the inferred CDS: inserted 2 bases in 1 codon), translating to MAFRGLFDFFQSDSKLDEKLGLTAKQKRLVQSTWAIVRKDEVSVGVALLLAYFKEYPDDQKQFKSFKDVPLDELSKIXRFQAHAVNIVATLGKVIEQMHDPELMEASLINLTEKHKNRGQTQKQFENLKQVILNLFPSLFGKQYTPDVQEAWKKTLDLTFSKIYQVFAD from the exons ATGGCGTTCCGCGGACtgtttgatttttttcaaagcGACAGCAAATTAGACGAGAAACTTGGCCTGACcgcaaaacaaaaaagattGGTGCAGAGCACATGGGCGATTGTTCGTAAAGACGAAGTATCGGTTGGCGTCGCTCTATTACTGGC ttattttaaagaatatccGGACGATCAAAAACAATTTAAGTCGTTTAAAGATGTTCCTCTTGATGAACTGTCAAAAAT AAGATTCCAAGCGCATGCTGTAAATATTGTAGCAACGCTTGGTAAAGTAATCGAGCAAATGCATGATCCGGAATTGATGGAGGCGAGTTTAATCAACTTAACTGAAAAACACAAGAACCGTGGGCAAACACAAAAGCAATTTGAA aatttaaaacaagttatattaaatcttttcccttctttattTGGGAAGCAATATACGCCGGATGTGCAGGAGGCTTGGAAGAAAACGTTAGATCTAACCTTCTCGAAAATATATCAAGTTTTCGCGGATTGA